From a region of the Castanea sativa cultivar Marrone di Chiusa Pesio chromosome 10, ASM4071231v1 genome:
- the LOC142611615 gene encoding uncharacterized protein LOC142611615, which translates to MGTYACNMLIYPKSTYPLINNIRKTFYFPLRNCTFQTPREFSFGKVHCQLGAPNAEDTGKPENKVEKPRYKWVEIGTNITEAQKKAIAQLPPTMTKRCMAVMKQIICLSPQKGSLSDLLAAWVRRMKPDRADWLAVLKELKIMDYQLYLQVAELTLLEESFEANVRDYTKIIHDYGKQNRLQDAEKILLSMKSKGVICDQVTLTAMIHMYSKAGNLKLAEETFEELKLIGETLDKRSYGSMIMAYIRAGMPKQGETLLREMDAQEISAGREVYKALLRAYSMTGDSEGAQRVFDAIQCAGIPPDVKLCGLLINAYGMAGQSQKAGIAFENMRRAGLEPSDKCVALVLAAYENENKLNKALEFLVNLEKGGIIVGKEASEILARWFRRIGVVEEVELVLREYAVGEANFKVPSSPLAFAHSEPNDRLIGYP; encoded by the exons ATGGGGACCTATGCTTGTAACATGCTAATTTATCCCAAGTCAACTTACCCATTAATCAATAATATTAGGAAAACCTTTTACTTTCCCTTGCGAAACTGTACTTTCCAAACACCCAGAGAATTTAGTTTCGGTAAAGTACATTGTCAATTGGGTGCTCCCAATGCGGAAGATACAGGAAAACCAGAGAATAAAGTAGAGAAACCGAGGTATAAGTGGGTAGAGATAGGTACTAACATCACAGAAGCCCAAAAGAAGGCCATAGCTCAACTTCCTCCTACAATGACCAAACGATGTATGGCCGTTATGAAGCAGATTATCTGCTTATCTCCTCAAAAAGGCAGTTTGTCTGATTTGTTAGCAGCTTGGGTGAGGCGTATGAAGCCTGATAGAGCTGACTGGCTTGCAGTTCTTAAAGAGTTGAAGATAATGGATTATCAGCTTTATCTTCAG GTGGCAGAACTTACCCTCTTAGAAGAATCTTTTGAAGCCAATGTTCGTGACTATACCAAAATAATCCATGATTACGGGAAGCAGAACCGACTTCAAGATGCTGAAAAGATCCTCTTATCCATGAAAAGTAAAGGTGTGATCTGCGATCAGGTAACTTTAACTGCCATGATTCACATGTACAGCAAAGCTGGGAATCTTAAACTGGCTGAAGAAACTTTTGAAGAACTCAAGCTGATTGGAGAAACTTTGGATAAAAGATCATATGGCTCAATGATCATGGCCTACATCCGAGCTGGAATGCCAAAGCAAGGAGAGACTTTACTTAGAGAAATGGATGCCCAAGAAATATCCGCTGGAAGGGAAGTTTACAAGGCACTGTTAAGAGCATACTCCATGACTGGTGATTCTGAAGGAGCTCAGAGAGTCTTTGATGCAATTCAGTGTGCCGGTATACCTCCTGATGTTAAGCTGTGTGGGCTTCTTATAAATGCATATGGAATGGCAGGTCAAAGTCAAAAGGCAGGTATTGCATTTGAAAATATGAGGAGGGCTGGTCTTGAACCAAGTGATAAGTGTGTGGCTTTGGTGTTGGCTGCTTATGAAAACGAGAACAAGCTTAACAAGGCATTAGAATTTCTGGTAAATTTAGAGAAGGGTGGTATTATTGTTGGAAAAGAAGCTTCAGAAATATTGGCTAGGTGGTTTCGGAGAATAGGGGTAGTAGAAGAAGTAGAGCTTGTCTTGAGAGAATATGCTGTAGGTGAAGCAAACTTCAAAGTTCCCTCCTCACCCTTGGCATTTGCCCATTCAGAGCCTAATGATCGCTTAATAGGCTATCCCTAA